A single genomic interval of Alligator mississippiensis isolate rAllMis1 chromosome 15, rAllMis1, whole genome shotgun sequence harbors:
- the TMEM147 gene encoding BOS complex subunit TMEM147, whose protein sequence is MTLFHFGNCFALAYFPYFITYKCSGLSEYNAFWRCVQAGATYLFVQLCKMLFLATFFPTWEGGAGAYDFVGEFMKATVDLADLVGLHLVMGRTAGKGEYKILVAAMGWATAELVMSRCIPLWVGARGIEFDWKYVQMSIDSNISLVHYVAVAALVWMFSRYDLPARLRLPLAALLGLSLYKAFLLEVAVHVLALGPWAALGAKAGLSSLLGLGALGLFVALGHGP, encoded by the exons ATGACCTTGTTCCACTTCGGCAACTGCTTCGCGCTGGCCTATTTCCCCTATTTCATCACCTACAAATGCAGCGGCCT gtcGGAGTACAACGCCTTCTGGAGGTGCGTCCAGGCCGGGGCCACCTACCTCTTCGTGCAGCTCTGCAAG ATGCTCTTCTTGGCCACCTTCTTTCCCACCTGGGAAGGCGGCGCCGGGGCCTACGACTTCGTGGGG GAGTTCATGAAGGCGACGGTGGACCTGGCCGACCTGGTGGGGCTGCACCTGGTGATGGGCCGCACGGCCGGGAAGGGCGAGTACAAGATCCTGGTGGCCGCCATGGGCTGGGCCACGGCCGAGCTCGTCATGTCCAG GTGCATCCCGCTCTGGGTGGGCGCCCGCGGCATCGAGTTTGACTGGAAGTACGTCCAGATGAGCATCGACTCCAACATCAGCCTG gtgcacTACGTGGCAGTGGCGGCGCTGGTCTGGATGTTCTCACGCTACGACCTCCCAGCGCGGCTGcgcctgcccctggctgcactgcTGGGCCTCAGCCTCTACAAGGCCTTCCTgctgga ggtggCGGTGCACGTGCTGGCGCTAGGCCCGTGGGCGGCACTGGGGGCCAAGGCAGGGCTCAGCTCCCTGCTTGGCCTCGGTGCCCTTGGCCTCTTCGTTGCCCTTGGCCACGGGCCCTGA
- the LOC109285117 gene encoding uncharacterized protein LOC109285117: MGISPPSPPMQAHPGDRFRTRDLPLLLCTARLPGILGQDRQRIQGQSQHGTRQNLLSVPPSWLGPNMVLSCRVLRHRDQCKPEENQPPQPGELWVRIQQLEGTHWCWKVSPSPWTVRVAPGCPWPVTSGPAGKNGCRKPGMICASLALALLTETSTPAVSGSLVLAGGSWSPLTTNPSRFSAPATMASQNWSPTKR; encoded by the exons ATGGGCATCTCTCCTCCCAGCCCACCCATGCAGGCCCACCCTGGGGACAGGTTTAGGACCAGGGACCTTCCTCTCCTGCTCTGCACAGCCCGACTGCCAGGGATCCTTGGCCAGGACAGGCAGAGgatccaggggcagagccagcatgGGACAAGGCAGAACTTGCTCTCGGTGCCCCCGTCTTGGCTGGGCCCCAACATGGTGCTGAGCTGCCGGGTGCTCAGGCACAGAGACCAGTGTAAACCTGAGGAGaaccagcccccacagccag gtgAGCTGTGGGTCAGAATCCAGCAACTGGAGGGGACGCACTGGTGCTGGAAGGTAAGTCCTTCACCCTGGACTGTGCGGGTCGCCCCTGGGTGCCCATGGCCAGTTACCTCTGGTCCCGCGGGGAAGAATGGCTGCCGGAAACCAGGCATGATTTGTGCATCTTTGGCACTGGCGTTGCTCACGGAGACATCTACACCTGCAGTGTCTGGGTCTCTGGTCCTGGCTGGGGGCTCCTGGTCTCCTCTGACAACAAATCCATCACGGTTCAGT gCACCAGCGACCATGGCCTCCCAGAACTGGAGCCCAACTAAAAGGTGA